The genomic window CGGTACGTAGCTCGCCCAGCCCTTCTTCGCCAGCGTCTTGGTGATGGCCGCCGTCAGCGTGGTCTTACCGTGGTCGATGTGACCGATGGTACCGACGTTGACATGCGGTTTCTTGCGCTCAAACTTCTGCTTGGCCATGATCTTTCTCCCCTGCCCCGCCCCGATGGCGGTTTATCCTTGTCACCACCGGTAATGGGCAAAAGCCTTGTTGGCCTCGGCCATCTTGTGGGTGTCTTCCTTTTTCTTTATGGCTGCGCCGCGCATGTTGGCAGCATCCATTATTTCGCCCGCGAGCTTGGCGGACAATGACTTGTCCGGGCGCTTCAAGGCGAAATTGATGAGCCAGCGCATGGACAGAGCCACCCTGCGCCTGTTGCGTATTTCGGTGGGCACCTGGTACGTGGAGCCGCCAACCCTTCGGCTTTTGACCTCTATGATGGGCTTCACGTTCGCTATCGCCTTGTGAAAAACCGGCAGCGGCGATTCCTTGGTGCGTTCGCCGATGATGTCGAATGCGCGGTAAACCATGCGCTCGGCGATGCTTTTCTTTCCCTTGCGCATCACGGAATTGATGAGCCGGGCCACGAGGTCGTCCCCGTAACGGGCATCCGGCAAAACCTCCCGCTCCTGAATTTCGCGTCTCCTGGGCATATCCCTCTCCTTAAGACCTTATCACTTGGGCTTTTTGGCGCCGTACAGGGAACGCCCCTGCTTGCGGTTGGCCACGCCCATGGAATCCAGGGTTCCGCGGACAATGTGGTAACGAACGCCGGGGAGGTCCTTGACGCGCCCGCCCCTCACCAGGACAACCGAATGCTCCTGGAGGTTGTGCCCCACGCCGGGAATGTAAGCCGTAACTTCAACACCCGTGGTAAGCCTTACGCGGGCCACTTTCCTCAACGCCGAGTTGGGTTTCTTGGGCGTGGTGGTATAAACGCGCGTACAAACTCCCCGCTTCTGGGGAGAAGCCTTGAGGGCCGGAGTATTGGTCTTCTTGATGACCTTTTCACGCCCCATCCGCACAAGTTGGTTGATCGTCGGCATATATCTTCCTTTTTGATCCCAAAAAAATCCCCCGTCGTCCGGGGGGACTCAAAAAACAGATGTCTATATGATACGGGCCTGACTGTCAAGTTAATTTTATGACAGCATGCCCCAAAAACCGCACTGCGCAACAAGCGGCTCCCTCACTCCCTAACCCTTGCGGGCGACCGATGGAGCAACCGCATAAAAAACCGGCCAAACAAAGCTTTTGGCCGGACACAACCCGAACCAGCTTCCGATGAATCCGAAAAAGTTCCCCCAGGTTTCCAAAACCCCTTGAATGACAAAGGCCGTTTCTGAACCAGAAAAAAACAATTGGAACTGCTCTAAGTCAGCTTTTACGCAAACTGTCAAGCGGGAATTTTCGAAAAATCACCAAACCGCCCGGAAAAGCGGGAAAGTCCCCCTTCACCGGGCGGCTGTATGCATTTTAACATCATGAAAAAACAGGCAAAGCCTGTCAGGCGTCGCCCAGCATGGCAACAGCGCCCATGTCTGGAAGCTCCGGCAGGACCACGCCGGCCAGGGCCGCCGCCTCGCCTTCCACTTCCAGGCCAACGTTGACCCCGGCGTATTTCACGAGCCCGGTGCCAGCAGGGATTATCCGGCCCATGATGACGTTTTCCTTGAGGCCCCTGAGATGATCTATGGCTCCCGCTATGGAGGCCTCTGTGAGAACCTTGGTGGTCTCCTGGAAGGACGCAGCCGAGATGAAGCTTTCCGTGGAAAGGCTGGCCTTGGTGATTCCCAGGATCAGGGAGTCGCCGGTTGCTGGCTTGCCGCCCTTTGCCACGATATCGCGGTTCACCTGCTCGAAGCGCGCCCTCTCCACCTGTTCCTCGGGTATGAAGTTGGTGTCGCCCACCGAAGTGATCTTTAGGCACCTCATCATCTGGCGCACGATGACCTCTATGTGCTTGTCGTTGATGCGCACGCCCTGGAGCCGGTAAACTTCCTGGACCTCGTTGACCAGATACCTCGCCAGTTCCACCTCGCCCTTGATGGAGAGGATGTCCTGGGGGTTGGCCGCGCCGCCCATGAGTGGATCGCCGCTTCGAACGTATTCGCCCTCGTAGACGTTCACGTGCCTGCCGCGCGGGATGAGGTATTCCCTCTTCTCGCCGGGGCCGGAGGGGGTCACCGTGACCTTCTGCTTGCCCTTGGTGCCCTTGGCCAGGGAGACGTAGCCGTCGATTTCCGACAGGATGGCCGCCTCCTTGGGCTTGCGAACCTCAAAGAGCTCGGCAACACGGGGAAGACCGCCCGTGATGTCCTTGATCTTGGTGGTTGCACGGGGCATCTTGGCGATGACGTCGCCGGCCTTGACCGTGGAGCCTTCCTCCACCAGGAGGATGGCGTTCACCGGCAGGAAGTACTGGGCAAGCCCGCTGCCCTTGGGAAGCGAAACGGTCTTGTTTTCCTCATTTTTGATGGAAATCCTGGGCCTTACCTCGGTATCCTTGTATTCGATTATCATGCGGGAGGAATTGCCCGTGATGGGGTCGATCCGCTCCTGCATGGTCTTGCCTTGGAGAATGTCGCCGAACTTCACGACGCCGTTGACTTCGGTGAGGATGGGCGTGGTGAAGGGGTCCCACTGGGCCAGAAGATCGCCTTCCATCACGGACTGCCCGTCTTTTACCAGGATGTGCGCTCCGTAGATGACCGGCCAGCGCTCCTTTACGCCGCCTTCCTCGCTTTCGATGAGGAACTCGCCGCCCTTGCGGTTCATGACCACGAACTCGCCCGCCGCGTTTGTGACGACGTTCAAGTCAACGTACTTCACCCGACCCCTTATGCGGGCGCGGATGTCGGCCTGCTCCGCGCGGCGGCTTGCGGTGCCGCCCACGTGGAAGGTACGCATGGTGAGCTGGGTTCCGGGCTCGCCGATGCTCTGGGCCGCGAGTATTCCGACGGCCTGGCCGATTTCCA from Deltaproteobacteria bacterium includes these protein-coding regions:
- the tuf gene encoding elongation factor Tu (EF-Tu; promotes GTP-dependent binding of aminoacyl-tRNA to the A-site of ribosomes during protein biosynthesis; when the tRNA anticodon matches the mRNA codon, GTP hydrolysis results; the inactive EF-Tu-GDP leaves the ribosome and release of GDP is promoted by elongation factor Ts; many prokaryotes have two copies of the gene encoding EF-Tu), which produces MAKQKFERKKPHVNVGTIGHIDHGKTTLTAAITKTLAKKGWASYVP
- a CDS encoding 30S ribosomal protein S12; translated protein: MPTINQLVRMGREKVIKKTNTPALKASPQKRGVCTRVYTTTPKKPNSALRKVARVRLTTGVEVTAYIPGVGHNLQEHSVVLVRGGRVKDLPGVRYHIVRGTLDSMGVANRKQGRSLYGAKKPK
- the rpsG gene encoding 30S ribosomal protein S7, with the protein product MPRRREIQEREVLPDARYGDDLVARLINSVMRKGKKSIAERMVYRAFDIIGERTKESPLPVFHKAIANVKPIIEVKSRRVGGSTYQVPTEIRNRRRVALSMRWLINFALKRPDKSLSAKLAGEIMDAANMRGAAIKKKEDTHKMAEANKAFAHYRW